In one window of Rhodanobacter sp. FDAARGOS 1247 DNA:
- a CDS encoding YdcF family protein — protein sequence MNALLILIVLASVLAWLRWRRSSRVLFGLAVLLLLATGCGPLPSWLLAHLQAEVVADVPIVWGQRNAIVLLGAGTVRAGDAGSVEASLFAYGRISKAAMLYRACRQAPRECKVEVSGGDARGLGQPEAAIYALDLQRLGVDPADLLLEPRSMNTWQNAQFSGPLLKAYGADRVLLVSSGFHLRRGMLYFNHFGIHATPVRADYVSGVASWKPLSYNFAMADMALHEYAGIARYRWYNAMGWNVEATRPGAL from the coding sequence ATGAACGCGTTGCTGATCCTGATCGTGCTGGCCAGCGTCCTGGCATGGCTGCGCTGGCGGCGCAGCAGCCGGGTGCTGTTCGGCCTGGCCGTGCTGCTGTTGCTGGCGACCGGCTGCGGGCCGCTGCCGAGCTGGCTGCTGGCGCATCTGCAAGCGGAAGTCGTGGCCGACGTGCCGATCGTCTGGGGCCAGCGCAACGCGATCGTGTTGCTGGGCGCCGGCACGGTGCGCGCAGGCGATGCAGGTTCGGTCGAGGCCAGCCTGTTTGCCTACGGCAGGATCAGCAAGGCGGCGATGCTGTACCGCGCCTGCCGGCAGGCGCCACGCGAGTGCAAGGTCGAGGTCAGCGGCGGCGATGCGCGTGGACTGGGCCAGCCGGAGGCGGCGATCTATGCGCTGGACCTGCAGCGGCTCGGCGTCGATCCCGCCGACCTGCTGCTGGAACCGCGCAGCATGAACACCTGGCAGAACGCCCAGTTCAGCGGCCCGTTGCTGAAGGCGTATGGCGCCGATCGCGTGTTGCTGGTTTCGTCCGGCTTCCACCTGCGTCGGGGCATGCTGTACTTCAACCACTTCGGCATCCATGCCACGCCGGTACGTGCCGACTACGTCAGCGGCGTCGCCTCATGGAAGCCCTTGTCGTACAACTTCGCGATGGCCGACATGGCGCTGCACGAATACGCCGGCATAGCACGTTACCGCTGGTACAACGCGATGGGCTGGAACGTGGAGGCGACCAGGCCCGGCGCGTTGTAG
- a CDS encoding aldehyde dehydrogenase family protein: MLNKTYPYYLANRPQTSKTMLDVRDKYSGKLATRVAVPDAKAIEKAIAAAVKAARPMREFKPWARQAVLQHCVARFSERRDELAEALCIEAGKPIRDAAGEVTRLIETFRIAAEEAVRINGETINLELASRLDGYHGYTRRVPLGPVSFITPFNFPLNLVAHKVAPAIAAGCPFVLKPAEKTPIGALIIGEVLAETDLPKGAFSILTLDGAHAAPLVEDERFKLLSFTGGQIGWDLKARAGRKKVVLELGGNAACIVDADQGPKLDKVVERLVFGAFYQSGQSCIGVQRIYAHADIYDALKRKLVAATRKLKAGDPKDKNVFLGPMIDEAAAERLHGWIMEAKRTGGKILCGGKRNGNMLDATLMEGVPSDAKASRQEAFGPFALLVPYRKFDEAIAMVNDSDYGMQAGIFTDSLDHAMRAWNELEQGGVVVNDIPSFRVDNMPYGGIKLSGLGREGIRYAIEDMTELRLMVMRESA; the protein is encoded by the coding sequence ATGTTGAACAAGACCTACCCCTACTACCTCGCCAACCGGCCGCAGACATCGAAGACGATGCTGGACGTGCGCGACAAGTACAGCGGCAAGCTGGCCACTCGCGTCGCGGTGCCGGATGCGAAGGCCATCGAGAAGGCGATCGCGGCCGCGGTGAAGGCGGCCAGACCGATGCGCGAGTTCAAGCCGTGGGCGCGGCAGGCGGTGTTGCAGCACTGCGTCGCGCGCTTCAGCGAACGCCGCGACGAACTGGCCGAGGCCCTGTGCATCGAGGCGGGCAAGCCGATCAGGGATGCCGCCGGCGAAGTCACCCGGCTGATCGAGACGTTCCGGATCGCCGCCGAGGAAGCCGTGCGGATCAACGGCGAGACCATCAACCTGGAACTGGCCAGCCGTCTGGACGGCTATCACGGCTACACCAGGCGGGTGCCGCTGGGGCCGGTGTCGTTCATCACGCCGTTCAACTTCCCGCTCAACCTGGTGGCGCACAAGGTAGCGCCGGCGATCGCCGCCGGCTGTCCGTTCGTGCTCAAGCCGGCGGAGAAGACCCCGATCGGCGCGCTGATCATCGGCGAGGTGCTGGCCGAGACCGACTTGCCGAAGGGCGCGTTCTCGATCCTGACCCTGGATGGCGCGCACGCCGCGCCGCTGGTCGAGGACGAACGCTTCAAGCTGCTCTCGTTCACCGGCGGCCAGATCGGCTGGGACCTCAAGGCCCGCGCCGGGCGCAAGAAGGTGGTGCTGGAACTGGGCGGCAATGCCGCGTGCATCGTCGACGCCGACCAGGGCCCGAAGCTGGACAAGGTGGTCGAGCGCCTGGTGTTCGGCGCGTTCTACCAGTCCGGCCAGAGCTGCATCGGCGTGCAGCGCATCTACGCCCACGCCGACATCTACGATGCGCTGAAGCGCAAGCTGGTCGCCGCCACCAGGAAACTCAAGGCCGGCGACCCGAAGGACAAGAACGTGTTCCTCGGCCCGATGATCGACGAGGCTGCTGCCGAGCGCCTGCACGGCTGGATCATGGAGGCGAAACGGACCGGCGGAAAAATCCTCTGCGGCGGCAAGCGCAACGGCAACATGCTCGACGCCACCCTGATGGAAGGCGTACCGAGCGATGCCAAGGCCAGTCGCCAGGAAGCGTTCGGCCCGTTCGCCCTGCTCGTCCCGTACCGGAAATTCGACGAGGCGATCGCGATGGTCAACGACTCCGACTACGGCATGCAGGCCGGCATCTTCACCGACAGCCTGGACCACGCGATGCGCGCGTGGAACGAACTGGAACAGGGTGGCGTGGTGGTCAACGACATCCCCAGCTTCCGGGTGGACAACATGCCGTACGGCGGCATCAAGCTTTCCGGCCTGGGCCGCGAAGGCATCCGCTACGCGATCGAGGACATGACCGAACTCCGCCTGATGGTGATGCGCGAGTCTGCGTAG
- the xseA gene encoding exodeoxyribonuclease VII large subunit, with the protein MSAPYDRTETRHILTPSSLNRLVRDLLGDALPQVWIEGELSNVAKPASGHLYFTLKDSGAQVRCAMFKMKAGALRFRPVDGMQVLLRARVGLYEPRGEFQLVAEYMEPAGEGALQREFEQLKARLDAEGLFDPARKRALPAYARRIGVITSATGAAIRDVLSVLARRWPLADVEILPVPVQGREAPPAIVNMLRKASNGARHDVLLLTRGGGSLEDLWAFNDEAVARAIHASAVPVVSAVGHEIDFSIADFVADLRAPTPSAAAELLVPDAVAVGRHLRQLRQRLATLQQRRLQAHSQRVDHLFARLQAQRPQARLARDRERLHHLRHRLLVVLREQGQQRGTRLERLQARLLARHPGARLPLLARRIAEHDQRLRGAIAQILERRQTALRHAGHALHAISPLATLERGYAIVFDADGNVLRSAKNVAPGTPLRARLADGELGLRVRED; encoded by the coding sequence ATGTCAGCGCCGTACGACCGCACCGAAACACGCCACATCCTCACCCCCAGCTCGCTCAACCGGCTGGTGCGCGACCTGCTGGGCGATGCCCTGCCGCAGGTGTGGATCGAGGGTGAACTGTCCAACGTGGCCAAGCCTGCGTCCGGGCACCTGTACTTCACCCTGAAAGACAGCGGCGCCCAGGTACGCTGCGCGATGTTCAAGATGAAGGCCGGCGCCCTGCGCTTCCGTCCGGTCGACGGCATGCAGGTGCTGCTGCGCGCCAGGGTCGGCCTGTACGAGCCGCGCGGCGAGTTCCAGCTGGTCGCCGAATACATGGAGCCGGCCGGCGAAGGCGCGTTGCAGCGCGAGTTCGAGCAACTGAAGGCACGGCTCGACGCCGAGGGTCTGTTCGACCCGGCACGCAAGCGCGCCCTGCCCGCCTACGCGCGACGCATCGGCGTGATCACCTCGGCCACCGGCGCGGCGATCCGCGACGTGCTCAGCGTGCTGGCGCGGCGCTGGCCGCTGGCCGATGTGGAGATCCTGCCGGTGCCGGTACAGGGTCGCGAGGCGCCGCCGGCGATCGTCAACATGCTGCGCAAGGCATCAAACGGCGCACGCCACGACGTGCTGCTGCTGACCCGCGGCGGCGGCTCGCTGGAAGACCTGTGGGCGTTCAACGACGAGGCGGTGGCGCGGGCGATCCACGCCAGCGCGGTGCCGGTGGTGAGCGCCGTGGGCCACGAGATCGATTTCAGCATCGCCGACTTCGTCGCCGACCTGCGCGCACCCACGCCCTCGGCAGCCGCCGAATTGCTGGTGCCCGACGCGGTGGCGGTCGGCCGCCACCTGCGGCAGCTGCGGCAGCGCCTGGCCACCCTGCAGCAACGCCGGCTGCAGGCACATTCGCAACGCGTCGATCACCTGTTCGCGCGGCTGCAGGCCCAGCGCCCGCAAGCGCGCCTGGCGCGCGACCGGGAACGCCTGCACCACCTGCGCCACCGCCTGCTGGTGGTGCTGCGCGAACAGGGCCAGCAACGCGGCACCCGGCTGGAACGATTGCAGGCCCGACTGCTGGCACGACATCCCGGCGCCCGGCTGCCGCTGCTGGCACGGCGCATCGCCGAACACGATCAGCGCCTGCGCGGCGCCATCGCGCAAATCCTCGAACGACGGCAAACCGCCCTGCGCCACGCCGGCCACGCCCTGCACGCGATCAGCCCGCTGGCCACGCTGGAACGCGGCTACGCGATCGTGTTCGACGCCGACGGCAACGTGCTGCGCTCGGCGAAGAATGTCGCGCCCGGCACCCCGCTGCGCGCGCGACTGGCGGATGGGGAGCTGGGGCTACGGGTGCGTGAGGACTGA
- a CDS encoding phosphatidylserine/phosphatidylglycerophosphate/cardiolipin synthase family protein gives MPTPLIPSTPSRLLAEQALSRAAGAPLLSGNAAQLLIDAAAHYDAWLAAIRGAQHRVLLENYIVRDDEVGRAFRDALVERARSGVFVAVVTDWVGCLGQSRRSFWAPLHAAGGEVRVFNPPRLGQPLGWISRDHRKLLVVDGVQGFLSGVCISAKWLGDERRNVPPWRDTGMALQGPAVAELEAAFAQSWGETGAALRPLPAAPVAESPVGEVSLRVIATQPSTAGMYRLDQLIASMARKTLWLTDAYFVGVAPYVQALIAAARDGVDVRLLVPGSSDIPVVAGMSRSGYRPLLKAGIRVFEWNGSMLHAKTAVADGQWARVGSSNLNIASWLGNHEIDVAVEDDGFAGQLAAQYEKDLGNATEIVLASRRRRGGNGESERVCSSEARRPRVRHGGGSSGRAAAGALRIANSVGAALTNRRVLGDTSSSPLMIGAGVLLALAVVAFLWPAWIGWPLGVIAVWFALNLGIRSWRVRKRRWRELRDAGDDD, from the coding sequence ATGCCCACACCCCTGATCCCCTCCACCCCGAGCCGCCTGCTGGCCGAACAGGCCTTGAGCCGTGCGGCCGGCGCGCCCCTGCTCAGCGGCAATGCGGCGCAGCTGCTGATCGATGCGGCCGCCCATTACGACGCCTGGCTGGCGGCGATCCGCGGCGCGCAACATCGGGTGCTGCTGGAAAACTACATCGTGCGCGACGACGAGGTCGGCCGCGCGTTCCGCGACGCCCTGGTCGAGCGCGCCCGCTCCGGCGTGTTCGTCGCCGTGGTCACCGACTGGGTCGGCTGCCTGGGCCAGTCGCGCCGTTCGTTCTGGGCGCCGCTGCACGCGGCCGGTGGCGAAGTGCGCGTGTTCAATCCGCCCCGGCTGGGCCAGCCACTGGGCTGGATCAGTCGCGACCATCGCAAGCTGCTGGTGGTGGACGGCGTCCAGGGTTTCCTGTCCGGCGTGTGCATCAGCGCGAAGTGGTTGGGTGACGAGCGGCGCAACGTGCCGCCGTGGCGCGACACCGGCATGGCCCTGCAGGGGCCGGCCGTGGCCGAGCTGGAGGCCGCCTTTGCGCAAAGCTGGGGCGAGACCGGCGCCGCGCTGCGCCCGCTGCCGGCGGCGCCGGTGGCGGAAAGCCCGGTCGGCGAGGTGTCGCTGCGGGTGATCGCCACCCAGCCGTCCACCGCCGGCATGTACCGGCTGGACCAGCTGATCGCCTCGATGGCGCGCAAGACGTTGTGGCTGACCGACGCCTATTTCGTGGGCGTCGCCCCCTACGTGCAGGCGCTGATCGCCGCCGCCCGCGATGGCGTGGACGTGCGCCTGCTGGTACCCGGCAGCAGCGACATCCCGGTGGTGGCGGGCATGTCGCGCTCGGGTTACCGGCCGTTGCTGAAGGCCGGCATCCGGGTGTTCGAGTGGAACGGTTCGATGCTGCACGCCAAGACCGCGGTGGCCGATGGCCAGTGGGCCCGGGTCGGTTCGTCCAACCTCAACATCGCCAGCTGGCTGGGCAACCACGAGATCGACGTGGCGGTGGAGGATGACGGCTTCGCCGGCCAGCTGGCCGCGCAATACGAAAAGGACCTGGGCAACGCCACCGAGATCGTGCTGGCCTCGCGCCGGCGCCGTGGCGGCAACGGCGAGAGCGAACGGGTGTGCAGCAGCGAGGCGCGACGGCCACGGGTACGCCACGGCGGCGGCAGCTCGGGTCGCGCGGCAGCGGGCGCCTTGCGCATCGCCAACAGTGTCGGCGCGGCGCTGACCAACCGCCGCGTGCTGGGCGACACCAGCAGCAGCCCGCTGATGATCGGCGCGGGGGTGCTGCTGGCGTTGGCGGTGGTGGCCTTCCTGTGGCCGGCCTGGATCGGCTGGCCGCTCGGCGTCATCGCGGTCTGGTTCGCCTTGAACCTGGGCATCCGCAGCTGGCGCGTACGCAAGCGCCGCTGGCGCGAACTGCGCGATGCGGGCGACGACGACTGA